The Microbacterium trichothecenolyticum sequence CGTCGTGGAAGGCGTCGAGCACGGCGAACGATGTCTCGCGGTCGGCCGTCCAGCCGAAGACGTTCCCGCCGAGCGAGAGGGGGAGGATGTCGAGGTCGCTGCGTCCGATGCGCGTCATGATGCCCTTCCGGTCGAGATGTCGGTGACCTCAGACACAACGAAGGGCGGCATCGAACATTCCCGTGGCGCGCCGGGGCGTCGCGAGCGGGCGGGGGTCAGGAGCCGCCGGACAGGATGCCGATCAGCCCGCTGATCAGCAGCCACAGCCCGATCCCCGCGCCGGCGATCCAGATGACCACCGTTCCCGCGGGGTACTTCTTCTTGCCGTCGGGGTCCTGGCCCTGCGAACCCCCGGGAGTGGTCACGAACGCACCATGGTGACGATCGAGGCGATGAGCACGATGAGACCTCCGACGACGGCGATGGCGGCGATGATCGGTCCGCCACCGGTGAGGAATGCAACGACGCCGAGTGTCAGGAAGAGCGCGGCCACCACGATGCCGAGCACCTGATACACGCGGTACCGCGTCACGCCGTCCCTGATTCTCTCTTCGCTCACGTCGACCCCCTGGCCTCCAGGCTACCGAAAACCTGGGTGTCTGCTGAGATAGGGAGTGCACGATCGCATCTCGATCCCCCCCGCGGTGCACGCGGCGTAGCGTATGCCCATGGTGCGCCCCGTTCCCGATCCCGTTCGTCCCGGCCAGGAATCCGTGTGGGACTACCCGCGCCCGCCCCGCGTCGAACGGGTGCGCGCACGGGCGCAGATCGACTTCGGAGGGAAGCGCATCGTCGACACCGATGATGTCGTGCGAGTGCTCGAGACGAGCCATCCGCCGGTGTACTACCTGCCGATCGCCGCGTTCGTCGACGCACTGACACGGGGCGAAGGGGCGTCGTTCTGCGAGTTCAAAGGCGCAGCCCGCTACTTCGACGTGCACGGCGGCGGGGGAGCGGTGGCCCATCGTGCCGCGTGGAACTACCCCAACCCCATGCCCGGCTATGAGGTACTCGCCGACCGCGTCGCCGTGTACGCCGGCCCGATGGATGCGGTGATCCTCGGCGGCGAGACGGTCAGGCCGCAGCCGGGAGGCTTCTACGGCGGATGGGTCACGGACGACCTGGCCGGGCCGTTCAAGGGCGTGCCGGGGTCGATGGGGTGGTGACGCGTCGCGTACCGGAGTGACACCACACGGGGTCAGTCGCGGAACGCCTGCGGTACTGCCGCATGAAGATCGGCGAGCCACACGCGGGCGTTCCCGTCGGAGGGTGCGCGCCAATCGCCGCGCGGAGACAGCGAGCCCGCGGGGGAGACCTTCGGCCCGTTGGGGATCGCGGTGCGTTTGAACTGCGCGAAGCCGAAGAAGCGCTTCAGGAACACCTCGAGCCATCTCGCAACCGTGACCAGGTCGTATGACGGCCGCTCGGCCTCGGGGTAGCCGGGGGGCCAGGCTCCGGCATCCGGATCGCTCCAGGCATGCGCGGCGAGGAAGGCGATCTTCGACGGGCGGAAGCCGAAGCGCAGCACGTGGTACAGCGTGAAGTCGTGCAGGTTGTAGGGCCCGATGCGGTCTTCGGTGGATTGCATGCGGCCGTCTTGACCGGCCGGCACGAGCTCGGGGCTGATCTCGGTGTCGAGGACCGCCTGGAGTACGTCGACGGTGGCGGCACTGAGTTCGCCGGCCGAGATGACCCAGCGGATGACGTGTTGGATGAGCGTCTTGGGGACGCCGGGGTTCACGGAGTAGTGGCTCATCTGATCGCCCACCCCGTACGTCGACCACCCGAGCGCGATCTCGGACAGGTCGCCGGTGCCGACGACGATGCCGCCGTTCTGGTTGGCGAGGCGGAAGAGGTAGTCGGTGCGAAGGCCCGCCTGCACGTTCTCGAACGTGACGTCGTGCACCGGCTCGCCCGCGGCGAAGGGGTGGCCCATGCGCGACAGCATCTCGGTCGCCGCCGGGCGGATATCGATCTCTTCGATGCAGGCCCCGACGGCCTCGGCGAGAGCGATCGCATTGCGCTTGGTCTTCTCGCTCGTCGCGAAGCCGGGGAGCGTGTAGGTGAGGATGTCGCTGCGCGGACGCCCCATGCGGTCCATGGCCCGCGCGATGACGAGGAGGGCGTGTGTGGAGTCGAGCCCGCCGCTGACACCCAGCACGGGTTTGGGGTTGCCGATGGCTTCGAGACGCTGCACGAGACCCGACACCTGGATGTTGAACGCCTCATAGCAGTCCTGGGCGAGGCGGGCCGGGTCGTCGGGGACGAACGGGAAGCGATCGAGCGTGCGGCGCAGGCCGATGTCGGTCGCGGGCGGGGCGAGCTCGAACGACACCGTGCGGAACACGGGCGCGCTCGTACGGCGGTTGTCGTCGAACGTGCCCTGGCGGAGGCGGTCCTGGCGCAGGCGGTCGAGGTCGACGTCGGCGACGCTGCGGCGGGGGCCGTCGGGGAAGCGCTCGGTCGTGGCGAGCAGCTGCCCGCCCTCGTAGATCATGGTCTGCCCGTCCCACGACACGTCGTTGGTCGACTCGCCCTGCCCGGCGGCGGCGTAGACGTACGCGGCGAGGCAGCGCAGGGACTGCGACTGCGAGAGCAGGTTGCGGTCGTCGGCGCGGCCGATCGTGATGGGGCTGCCCGAGAGGTTTCCCAGCACCGTCGCGCCGGCGAGGGCGGCGCCCGACGACGGGGGGATGGGCACCCAGACGTCTTCGCAGACCTCGGCGTGCAGGGTCAAACCGGGCACGTCGACGGCGTCGAAGAGCAGGTCGGGGCCGAAGGGGACCGTTTCGCCCATCACCCGGATGTGCTGTCCCGCCTGATCGTCACCGCGGGCATACCAGCGGTGCTCGTAGAACTCGCGGTACGTCGGCAGATACGCCTTCGGGGCGACGCCGAGCACGCGGCCGCGGTGGATGACGACCGCGCAGTTGTAGAGGCGGTTGCGGTGCCGCAGTGGCGCACCGACCATCAGAACCGGCAACAGATCGACGGATGCCAGGACGAGACGCTCCACCGCTACCTCGACGGCATCGAGCAGGGCATCCTGCATGACCAGGTCGTCGATCGCGTAGCCGGTGAGGCAGAGCTCGGGGAAGACGGCGACGGCCACGCCCTCGGCGTCGCACGCGCGGGCGGACTCGAGCACGGCGTCGGCGTTGGCGGCCGGATCGGCGATGGCGACGGGGATCGTGCATGCCGCGACGCGCGCGAAGCCGTGCCGGTAGACGCTCTCGAACGGCAGATCGGTGATCACCTCTCCAGTCTGGCAGGCCCCTCCGACACTGTGGCGGCCGTTTCCCGCAGTGGGCCGACCCTGTGGACGCGCGCACGGCGATGTCGGTGGCCCCCGTTAGCGTGGATTCCCATGCGGTACATCGAACACGACGGGCGGATCGTCTGGAGCGCCAGCGACCTCAAGGCTGCGGCCGAGTGCGAGTTCGCCTGGTTGCGGGCCATCGACGCCAAGATCGGTCGTATCGCCGCCGTCGACGACCCCGAAGACGCCACCCTCGAGCGCGCGGCGCGCCTGGGCACCGCCCACGAGCTGCGGGTGCTCGACGAGTACCGCGCGCGCTTCGGTACGGCGGTGCGCGAGATCCCCGCTGCGCGGTCGTCCGACGCTGTAGCGCTCGCCGAGGCCGTGCGTCTCACCGACGACGCTCTGGCCGATCCCGCCGTCGAAGTCGTCTACCAGGCTGCTTTCGCCACCGACGAGTTCGTCGGCTTCGCCGATTTCCTCGTCCGGACCCCCGTCCCGGGGTCTGACGGGGTGCGCCCGTGGATCGTGCAGGACACCAAGCTCGCCCGCCGCGCCCGCGTCACGGCCCTCATGCAACTCGCGGCCTACGTCGACCAGCTCGACCGTCTGGGCGTCCCGCGCTCCGACGAGGTCCAGCTGCTGCTCGGCGACGGCACGACGAGCACACATCGCGTCGACGACCTGCTCCCGGTCTTCGCGCTGCGGCGAGAGCGTCTGCGCGCGCTGATCGCCGACCGCAGCGTCGAGCTCGGCGCGGCGGGCCCCGTGATCGGCTGGGGCGACGCGCGCGGTGACCTCGATGTCGTCGCGTGCGGGCGGTGCGCCACCTGCGAGCTCGAGGTCGTGGCGCACCGCGACCTGCTCCTCGTCGCGGGCATGCGACCCGTGCAGCGCGATCGGCTCCGCGCGAGCGGCATCCTGACCATCGACGATCTCGCTCGGGCCACCGCCGCACCCGCGGCGATGGGCGGCGACACGTTCGCCTCGCTGCGTACCCAGGCGCGACTGCAGCTCGACAGTCCGGCGGGCGTGCCCGCCGACGACGCGCCCGCGCACGCGGTGCCCACGTTCGAGGTCGTGGCGCCGAAGTCGCTGGGGGTGCTCCCGCGCCCCGACCACGGTGACCTCTTCTTCGATTTCGAGGGCGACCCCCTCTATACCGAGGGCGTGGGCGAGCACTGGGGCATCGACTACCTGTTCGGCTGGGTCGACACCCGTGAGACGTACGGCGCGCTGTGGGCGCACACCTTCGACGAGGAGCGCATCGCGCTCGAGCGCTTCCTCGATATGGTCGCCCTGCGCCGCCAGCAGTATCCGAACATGCACATCTATCACTACGCCCCGTACGAGCCGACGCACCTGCTGACGATGGCCGCGCGCTACGGAGTACGCGAGGCCGACGTCGACCGGTTGCTGCGCGACGGGGTCTTCGTCGACCTGTACCCGGTCGTGCGTCGCGCGCTCCGCGTCGGGTCGCGCTCGTACTCGATCAAGAAGCTCGAGCCGCTCTACATGGGCGACAAGGTGCGCACGAGCGACGTGCAGCGCGGCGACGACTCGATCGTGAAGTACGTCGAGGCGCGCGCCCTCGCGGCCGATGGTGCCGCCGATGCCGCGCAGGCGGTGCTCGACGACCTCGCCGACTACAACCGGTACGACTGCGTGTCGACTCGTCGCCTGCGCGACTGGTTGGTCGATCGCGCGCGCGAATCGGGCGCGGTGCCCGCCCGCGGCGCCGAGCCCGACGAACAGGCCTACGAGCCCTCCCCGCGCGCGACGGCCCTCCAACGCTGGGCGGCGCACGCGGCCGAGTCCGTTGGCACCGATTCCCCCGATGCGACGGCCCTGCGTCTGGCGGCAGCCGCGATCGATTACTACCCCCGCGAAGAGAAGACCTACTGGGCGACGCACTTCCTGCGTCTGCGCGAGCCCGTGTCGGTGTGGGAAGAGACCCGCGATGTCGTGGTCGTCGACGCCTCCCGCTCGCGCGTCGTGGCCGATTGGCATATCGCCGAGTCAGGTCGGGGATCCGAGCGTCGCCTGGTCGAGCTGCGCGGCGAGCTCGCGCCGGGAACCCGCCTGAGTGCAGATGCCGAACCCTTCGCCGTCTACGACCTGCCCGTGCCCTTCCCGCTCGACACCCGCCCGCGGTGGATCCACGGCGCTCGTCGGGTCACCGTGCGCGAGGTGCTCGATGACGGTGCGGTCGTCGAAGAGGTCGCCGCCGACGGCGTGACATGGGACGAACTGCCGCTGGCACTCACCCCGCCCGCGCCCCCGCGCGCCGGCAACCAGCAGAAGGCGATCGACGCGTGGGCAGACGCGATCCTGGCCGCGGCGCCGGCGATTCCCGAGGGGCCCGCGGCCGACATCCTGCGCCGTGTCCCCCCGCGCACCCGGTCGGGCGCACTCGTGCCCGTCGCTCATCGACCCGGCGCCCCGGGCGACGCTCGGCCGGCCGACGATGCTCCGGGCATCGGCGGCGACGTATGCACCGGCGACACGATCGCCGGTGAGACGACCGCCGGCGTGACGGGCACCCTCGGCGTGACGGGCGTCCTCGGCGCGACCGCTTCCGGCGCGACCGCTGCCGTGACGGGTATCCCCGCGACGGGCGCCCCCGCGACTGGCGTTGCCGAAACGGGCAACGCCGTCGACGAGGTCACCGCGATCGCCCGCAGCGTCATCGACCTCGACCGCAGCTACCTCGCCGTGCAGGGGCCTCCTGGCACCGGCAAGACGTATGTCGGCTCGCACGTCATCGCCCGGCTCGTGGCCGAGCGCGGCTATCGCATCGGTGTCGTCGCGCAGTCTCACGCGACCATCGAGCACATGCTCGACCAGGTCATCGCGGCGGGGGTTCCGGCATCCCGGGTCGGCAAGGCGCCGAAAGACCCGAGCGTGTCGCACGCGTTCACGGTGCTGCCGAAGAACGGGGTCGCGGCCTTCACCGCCGAGAACGCCGCGCACGGGTTCGTCGTCGGCGGCACCGCGTGGGACTTCAGTCACGAGGCCCGCATCCCACGCGGCAGCCTCGACCTGCTCGTGATCGATGAGGCGGGGCAGTTCTCGCTCGCCTCGACCATCGCCGTCTCGCTCTCGGCGCAGCGACTGCTGCTGCTGGGCGACCCGCAACAGCTGCCCCAGGTCAGCCAGGGCACGCACCCCGAGCCGGTCGACACGTCGGCGCTGGGCTGGATCATCGACGGCGCCGAGGTGGTGCCGGCCGAGCTCGGATACTTCCTCGCGCGCACGCGCCGCATGCATCCGGCCGTCGCGGAGCCGGTGTCGCGCCTGTCGTACGAGGGGCGTCTCGCGGCTCACCCGTCGACGGCGCTCCGCCAGCTCGACGGGGTGGAGCCGGGCGTGCACGCCGTGCCGGTGCGCCACAGCGGGAATGCGACCTGTTCCCCCGAAGAGGCGGCCGAGGTCGTGCGCCTCGTGGCCGACCTCGTCGGACGCGCGTGGACCGGGGCCGAGGGCGGGACCGGCGACTCCGCCGTCGTGCACGACGAACGGCCGCTCCGTGCCGACGACATCATCGTCATCACCCCGTACAACGCGCAGCAGGTCGCGGTCGAAGAGGCGCTGGCCGCAGCGGGTCTCGCCGACGTGCCGGTGGGCACCGTCGATCGGTTTCAGGGCAAGGAAGCGGTCGTGGCGATCCTCACGCTCGCGGCGTCGTCGGGTCGCGAAGCTCCCCGAGGATTGGAGTTCCTGCTGCTACGCAACCGCATCAACGTGGCGATCTCGCGGGCGATGCAGGCGGCGTACGTCGTGTACTCGCCGTCGCTGCTCGACGACCTTCCCCGCACGCCAGAGGGCGTAGCGCGCCTGAGCGGGTTCGCGCGTCTCGTCGCCGGCGCCGAGTGATCGCCGGCTTCGCATCGGGGCGTCCCGGCACCCCGTTCGTGATGTCCTGGGACGAGTTGGAGCGCGCTGTTCCGTTTGCGGGGCGCGCCCGGTCAGGTTTGGGGCGTGTTCTTCCGTTCGGGGCGCGAAATACGACGCCCCAAACGGAAGAACACGCCCCAAAGCGTGCGGTGCCGCGGCGATACGCGAACGTGCCCCGCCCGCGCGCCCGCGGACGGGGCACGAGCCGCGCAGCGGTGGCCCCGGATCCGGGGTCAGGCCGTGCCGTACAGGCGGTCGCCCGCGTCGCCGAGACCGGGCACGATGTAGCCCTTCTCGTTGAGACGCTCGTCGACGGCGCCGAGCACCAGCGTCACGTCGTGGCCCTCGACCTGCTTCTCGATCGCCGCGACGCCCTCGGGGGCGCCCAGCAGGCAGATGGCGGTGACGTCCTGCGCCCCGCGCGCGAACAGGAAGTTGATGGCCGCCCCGAGCGATCCGCCGGTCGCGAGCATCGGGTCGAGCACGAAGCACTGACGATCGCTCAGGTCGTCGGGCAGACGCTCGGCGTAGGTCGTGGGCTCGAAGGTCTCCTCGTCGCGCACCATGCCCAAGAAGCCGACCTCGGCGGTGGGCAGCAGCTTCACCATGCCCTCGAGCATGCCGAGACCGGCGCGCAGGATCGGTACGACGATCGGGCGCGGCTCGCTGATCTTCACGCCCTCGGTGCGCGTCACGGGAGTCTGGATCTCGATGGGCTCGACACGCACGTTGCGCGTGGCCTCGTACGCGAGCAGCGTCACCAGCTCTTCGGTGAGCTGGCGGAACACCGGCGACGACGTCTGCGCGTCGCGCAGCACCGTGAGCTTGTGGGTGATGAGGGGGTGGTCGGCGACGTGGACACGCATAGGCTCAAGGCTAACCGTTCCGTTCGAACCTCCCACCCCCGCTTTTCGGAGCTCCCGTGACGCCGACCGCTGCCGACCGTGCCGCGCTGCGCCGTGCGTTCGCGCTGGCGAGCGAGGCCGAGTCCGACGGAGACGTCCCGGTCGGTGCGGTCGTCATCGACGCGGCGGGAGTCATCGTGGGAGAGGGACGCAACCTACGCGAGGTCACCGGTGACCCGACCGCCCACGCCGAGGTGGTGGCCCTGCGCGCGGCTGCCCACGCCATCGGGTCATGGCATCTCGCCGGGTGCACGCTCGTGGTGACGCTCGAACCGTGCCTGATGTGCGCCGGGGCGATCCTGCAGGCACGGATGCCGCGCGTGGTGTTCGCCGCGTGGGATGCCAAGGCCGGTGCCGCGGGATCGATGTACGACGTTCTGCGCGACCGGCGCCTGCCGCACCGGGTCGAGGTCGTCGGGGGCATCGCCGAAGCCGAGGCGGCGGCGCAATTGCAGGCGTTCTTCGCCGCGCGGCGCGACGACGTCTGAGGTCGGTTCGCTCAGCGCGGGAGCAGCGGAAGCAACTCCGAGCCGATCTGGTGGGCATGGTCGAGATCGCGCAGGTCCATGAGCTGGAAGTACACGCGCTCGGCGCCGAGCGCGTGTAGCCGGTGGACCTTCTCGGCGATCTGAGCGGGCGTGCCGATGAGGTTCGCGCCGTTGTCGAACTGCGCGCGCGATTGGCCGATGGCGGCGGCGCGACGATCGATCTCGGCGTCGTCGGCGCCCACGATCGTCGGCAGCGCGACAGACAGCTTCAGCGTCGCCGGGTCACGATCCGCGGCCTCGCACGCGGCCCGCACGACGGCGAACTTCTCGGCCACGACATCTTCCGCGACGAAACCGATGTTGAACTCGGTGGCGTAGCGCGCGGCGAGCGCCGGGGTGCGTTTCGGGCCACCCCCGCCCACGATGACCGGTACGCGGGGCTGCACGGGCTTGGGCAGGGCCGGCGCCGCATCGAGTCGGTAGTGCTCGCCCTCGAACGTGAAGGTCTCGGCATCCGGGGTCTGCCAGAGCCCCGTCACGACCTGGAGCTGCTCCTCGAGCAGATCGAAGCGCTTAGCCGGGAAGGGGATGCCGTAGGCGGCATGTTCGCGTTCGAACCAGCCCGTGCCGAGCCCCAGCTCCGCGCGTCCGCCCGACATCGCGTCGACTTGCGCCACCTGGACGGCCAGGATGCCCGGGACGCGATAGGTCACCGACGAGACGAGCGTGCCGAGCCGGATGCGGGAGGTCTCGCGGGCGAGCCCGGCGAGCGTCGTCCACGCGTCGGTGGGCCCGGGGCGCGGGTCGCCCTCGCCCACGCGCAGGTAGTGGTCGGAGCGGAAGAAGCCGTCGAGCCCGTGCCGCTCGGCCGACTGCGCGAAGGCGAGCTGATCGTCGTACGAGAAGCCCTGCTGGGGCTCGGTGAACAGGCAATACTCCACGGTGGCCTCCGGGGACGGGGGGACGGACGGGGTCTCAGTCGGCGGAGCGCAGGATGATCGCCTCGGTGGGCGGGGCGGGGTCGGCGGGGCGACCGACGTAGCCGATGTGCGTCAGCAGCGCGCGGCGGAAGGATGCCGGACGCTCCAAGTGCACGCAGTGGCCGGCGCCTTCGACGGCGATCTCGGTCACCTCGCCGCCCGCAGCGGAGTAGGCGGCCAGAACGTCGCGCGTC is a genomic window containing:
- a CDS encoding DUF427 domain-containing protein, which produces MVRPVPDPVRPGQESVWDYPRPPRVERVRARAQIDFGGKRIVDTDDVVRVLETSHPPVYYLPIAAFVDALTRGEGASFCEFKGAARYFDVHGGGGAVAHRAAWNYPNPMPGYEVLADRVAVYAGPMDAVILGGETVRPQPGGFYGGWVTDDLAGPFKGVPGSMGW
- a CDS encoding NAD(+) synthase → MITDLPFESVYRHGFARVAACTIPVAIADPAANADAVLESARACDAEGVAVAVFPELCLTGYAIDDLVMQDALLDAVEVAVERLVLASVDLLPVLMVGAPLRHRNRLYNCAVVIHRGRVLGVAPKAYLPTYREFYEHRWYARGDDQAGQHIRVMGETVPFGPDLLFDAVDVPGLTLHAEVCEDVWVPIPPSSGAALAGATVLGNLSGSPITIGRADDRNLLSQSQSLRCLAAYVYAAAGQGESTNDVSWDGQTMIYEGGQLLATTERFPDGPRRSVADVDLDRLRQDRLRQGTFDDNRRTSAPVFRTVSFELAPPATDIGLRRTLDRFPFVPDDPARLAQDCYEAFNIQVSGLVQRLEAIGNPKPVLGVSGGLDSTHALLVIARAMDRMGRPRSDILTYTLPGFATSEKTKRNAIALAEAVGACIEEIDIRPAATEMLSRMGHPFAAGEPVHDVTFENVQAGLRTDYLFRLANQNGGIVVGTGDLSEIALGWSTYGVGDQMSHYSVNPGVPKTLIQHVIRWVISAGELSAATVDVLQAVLDTEISPELVPAGQDGRMQSTEDRIGPYNLHDFTLYHVLRFGFRPSKIAFLAAHAWSDPDAGAWPPGYPEAERPSYDLVTVARWLEVFLKRFFGFAQFKRTAIPNGPKVSPAGSLSPRGDWRAPSDGNARVWLADLHAAVPQAFRD
- a CDS encoding TM0106 family RecB-like putative nuclease, encoding MRYIEHDGRIVWSASDLKAAAECEFAWLRAIDAKIGRIAAVDDPEDATLERAARLGTAHELRVLDEYRARFGTAVREIPAARSSDAVALAEAVRLTDDALADPAVEVVYQAAFATDEFVGFADFLVRTPVPGSDGVRPWIVQDTKLARRARVTALMQLAAYVDQLDRLGVPRSDEVQLLLGDGTTSTHRVDDLLPVFALRRERLRALIADRSVELGAAGPVIGWGDARGDLDVVACGRCATCELEVVAHRDLLLVAGMRPVQRDRLRASGILTIDDLARATAAPAAMGGDTFASLRTQARLQLDSPAGVPADDAPAHAVPTFEVVAPKSLGVLPRPDHGDLFFDFEGDPLYTEGVGEHWGIDYLFGWVDTRETYGALWAHTFDEERIALERFLDMVALRRQQYPNMHIYHYAPYEPTHLLTMAARYGVREADVDRLLRDGVFVDLYPVVRRALRVGSRSYSIKKLEPLYMGDKVRTSDVQRGDDSIVKYVEARALAADGAADAAQAVLDDLADYNRYDCVSTRRLRDWLVDRARESGAVPARGAEPDEQAYEPSPRATALQRWAAHAAESVGTDSPDATALRLAAAAIDYYPREEKTYWATHFLRLREPVSVWEETRDVVVVDASRSRVVADWHIAESGRGSERRLVELRGELAPGTRLSADAEPFAVYDLPVPFPLDTRPRWIHGARRVTVREVLDDGAVVEEVAADGVTWDELPLALTPPAPPRAGNQQKAIDAWADAILAAAPAIPEGPAADILRRVPPRTRSGALVPVAHRPGAPGDARPADDAPGIGGDVCTGDTIAGETTAGVTGTLGVTGVLGATASGATAAVTGIPATGAPATGVAETGNAVDEVTAIARSVIDLDRSYLAVQGPPGTGKTYVGSHVIARLVAERGYRIGVVAQSHATIEHMLDQVIAAGVPASRVGKAPKDPSVSHAFTVLPKNGVAAFTAENAAHGFVVGGTAWDFSHEARIPRGSLDLLVIDEAGQFSLASTIAVSLSAQRLLLLGDPQQLPQVSQGTHPEPVDTSALGWIIDGAEVVPAELGYFLARTRRMHPAVAEPVSRLSYEGRLAAHPSTALRQLDGVEPGVHAVPVRHSGNATCSPEEAAEVVRLVADLVGRAWTGAEGGTGDSAVVHDERPLRADDIIVITPYNAQQVAVEEALAAAGLADVPVGTVDRFQGKEAVVAILTLAASSGREAPRGLEFLLLRNRINVAISRAMQAAYVVYSPSLLDDLPRTPEGVARLSGFARLVAGAE
- the upp gene encoding uracil phosphoribosyltransferase; protein product: MRVHVADHPLITHKLTVLRDAQTSSPVFRQLTEELVTLLAYEATRNVRVEPIEIQTPVTRTEGVKISEPRPIVVPILRAGLGMLEGMVKLLPTAEVGFLGMVRDEETFEPTTYAERLPDDLSDRQCFVLDPMLATGGSLGAAINFLFARGAQDVTAICLLGAPEGVAAIEKQVEGHDVTLVLGAVDERLNEKGYIVPGLGDAGDRLYGTA
- the tadA gene encoding tRNA adenosine(34) deaminase TadA; protein product: MRRAFALASEAESDGDVPVGAVVIDAAGVIVGEGRNLREVTGDPTAHAEVVALRAAAHAIGSWHLAGCTLVVTLEPCLMCAGAILQARMPRVVFAAWDAKAGAAGSMYDVLRDRRLPHRVEVVGGIAEAEAAAQLQAFFAARRDDV
- a CDS encoding LLM class F420-dependent oxidoreductase, whose product is MEYCLFTEPQQGFSYDDQLAFAQSAERHGLDGFFRSDHYLRVGEGDPRPGPTDAWTTLAGLARETSRIRLGTLVSSVTYRVPGILAVQVAQVDAMSGGRAELGLGTGWFEREHAAYGIPFPAKRFDLLEEQLQVVTGLWQTPDAETFTFEGEHYRLDAAPALPKPVQPRVPVIVGGGGPKRTPALAARYATEFNIGFVAEDVVAEKFAVVRAACEAADRDPATLKLSVALPTIVGADDAEIDRRAAAIGQSRAQFDNGANLIGTPAQIAEKVHRLHALGAERVYFQLMDLRDLDHAHQIGSELLPLLPR